One genomic region from Haloarcula taiwanensis encodes:
- a CDS encoding deoxyribonuclease yields the protein MNIDNTPILDNHLHLDPVNGRNVAAAEEFAAQGGTHLLVLNKPSWHLVEMATDEATFREVFDLTVEAAADASDVLDGRAWPVLGVHPALVSKLVDDGHTPSEARDIMQTGLDVAAEYVDTGDALAMKSGRPHYDVDDAVWEASNEVMCHGFERAADVGCAIQLHTEGGEDFEEVARWAEERGLDRTQVVKHYSGGRLQGPVKSVLADKDELEIAVETDEPFLMETDYIDDPDRPGAVLGPKTVPRRVRWLLEEGHEDAVRTAHVETPKAVYGIDTEATLEQ from the coding sequence ATGAATATCGACAACACGCCGATACTGGACAACCACCTGCATCTCGATCCGGTCAACGGCCGGAACGTCGCGGCAGCCGAGGAGTTCGCAGCACAGGGCGGCACACACCTGCTGGTGCTCAACAAGCCGTCCTGGCATTTAGTCGAGATGGCCACCGACGAGGCCACCTTCCGGGAAGTGTTCGACCTGACTGTCGAAGCGGCCGCCGACGCGTCGGACGTACTCGACGGCCGGGCCTGGCCCGTTCTCGGTGTTCACCCGGCGCTGGTTTCGAAGCTCGTCGACGACGGCCACACGCCATCGGAAGCGCGGGACATCATGCAGACCGGCCTCGACGTGGCGGCGGAGTATGTCGATACCGGTGACGCACTCGCGATGAAATCCGGACGCCCGCACTACGACGTGGACGACGCCGTCTGGGAAGCCTCGAACGAAGTCATGTGTCACGGGTTCGAGCGCGCCGCCGACGTGGGCTGTGCGATACAGCTTCACACCGAGGGCGGCGAAGACTTCGAAGAAGTCGCCCGCTGGGCCGAAGAACGCGGCCTCGACCGCACGCAGGTCGTCAAACACTACTCCGGGGGCCGGCTCCAGGGGCCGGTCAAGTCGGTGCTGGCCGACAAGGACGAACTGGAAATCGCCGTCGAGACAGACGAGCCGTTCCTGATGGAGACCGACTACATCGACGACCCGGACCGCCCCGGTGCGGTACTTGGACCGAAAACCGTCCCACGGCGCGTCCGCTGGCTACTCGAAGAGGGACACGAGGACGCGGTCAGAACGGCACACGTCGAGACACCGAAGGCGGTGTACGGTATTGACACCGAAGCGACGCTAGAACAGTAA
- a CDS encoding NYN domain-containing protein has product MELLRRIFEEKDSRQRVGLFVDGPNVLRSEFDVDLDAVRDIAAEYGPLAVTRLYVDQNASPGLIQAAEARGFEVRTTSGDVDVRLAVDATDAAVAGQIDVLAVASRDTDFKPALEVAAREGVRTVAIAPGEYGRSDALRNAAEDAVTL; this is encoded by the coding sequence ATGGAGCTGCTCCGTCGGATATTCGAGGAGAAAGATTCGCGACAGCGCGTCGGACTGTTCGTCGACGGCCCGAACGTGCTCAGGTCCGAGTTCGATGTCGATCTAGATGCGGTCCGGGATATCGCAGCCGAATACGGTCCGCTGGCGGTCACTCGTCTCTACGTCGACCAGAACGCCTCGCCGGGGCTTATTCAGGCCGCCGAGGCCCGCGGCTTCGAGGTTCGAACCACCAGCGGTGACGTCGATGTCCGGCTGGCTGTTGACGCGACAGACGCCGCCGTTGCTGGACAAATCGACGTACTGGCCGTTGCCTCGCGGGATACGGATTTCAAGCCGGCGCTGGAAGTGGCTGCACGAGAAGGAGTCCGAACGGTCGCCATCGCGCCGGGAGAGTATGGCCGCTCTGATGCGTTACGCAACGCGGCTGAGGACGCAGTAACGCTCTAA
- a CDS encoding phosphate ABC transporter ATP-binding protein yields the protein MTSQDMASDTDVETDDDSLVTTDPGKGGLDENADRGSVGQSGAGTVIESRSLDVFYGETQALQDIDLAIPENQVTAMIGPSGCGKSTFLRCINRMNDLIDIARIDGELMFKGKNVYDTDVDPVALRRRIGMVFQHPNPFPKSIYDNVAYGLRIQDKTDNIDEVVEQSLKKAALWDEVKDRLDESALDLSGGQQQRLCIARAIAVDPEVILMDEPASALDPIATSQIEDLIEELAEEYTVVIVTHNMQQAARISDKTAVFLTGGELVEFDDTDKIFENPDSQRVEDYITGKFG from the coding sequence ATGACTTCACAGGACATGGCCAGCGACACCGACGTTGAGACCGACGACGACTCCCTCGTGACGACCGACCCCGGCAAAGGCGGTCTGGACGAGAACGCCGACCGCGGCTCGGTCGGGCAAAGCGGGGCGGGGACCGTCATTGAGTCCCGCAGTCTCGACGTGTTCTACGGCGAGACCCAGGCGCTCCAGGACATCGACCTGGCCATTCCGGAGAACCAGGTGACGGCGATGATCGGCCCCTCGGGCTGTGGCAAATCGACGTTCCTGCGGTGTATCAACCGCATGAACGACCTCATCGACATCGCCCGCATCGATGGGGAGCTCATGTTCAAGGGGAAAAACGTCTACGACACTGACGTGGATCCGGTGGCTCTCCGACGCCGAATCGGAATGGTGTTCCAGCACCCGAACCCGTTCCCGAAGAGCATCTACGACAACGTCGCCTACGGCCTCCGCATTCAGGACAAGACCGATAACATAGACGAGGTGGTAGAGCAGTCTTTGAAGAAAGCGGCGCTGTGGGACGAGGTCAAAGACCGGCTCGACGAGTCGGCCCTCGATCTCTCTGGCGGGCAACAGCAGCGACTGTGCATCGCCCGCGCCATCGCCGTCGACCCCGAGGTCATCCTGATGGACGAACCGGCCTCGGCGCTTGACCCCATCGCCACCTCACAGATAGAGGACCTCATCGAGGAACTGGCCGAGGAGTACACTGTCGTCATCGTGACTCACAACATGCAGCAGGCGGCCCGCATCTCCGATAAGACGGCCGTCTTCCTCACCGGCGGCGAACTCGTCGAGTTCGACGACACGGACAAGATATTCGAGAACCCCGACAGCCAGCGCGTCGAGGACTACATCACTGGGAAGTTCGGATAG
- a CDS encoding peptidylprolyl isomerase → MSEERLHDQDVLNGLCEIISDPAIVLDADGAFVDVIHNAHNGALFFKDPETLLGADLWDIFSTAQADQFYAIIEDALQSGEQQDIEYQLSLDHGERYFEARVTPVGGDNMERVLWLAEDITQRKQRQKKQALIERVFEVSPVGIVVVERSGKISLANERAEELLGLEREKITQRRYTQPEWNIYYEDGTEIPDSEHPVTRVLESGEPVFGFEHWIELDNGNERWLSSNAAPILGEDGTVERVVVGLDDATGLKQREEQLEWLVGTETLADIGGWELDLETGTIEGTTGMKRLYGTSEYNPTLEEAIEQYHPDDRAAVRDAIEACCETGEPMELEARRQTASETERWFRLRAEKTVRNGTPKLRGIVRDITQDKEREQRLMVMSRVLRHNIRNKLTVIRGNSRLLKEELDSPGFTVDAASGHIDRIENASEELDSLAERARTFDRAIERDLRSGTFHLQQALTAVQSDLTEQYSEVTIKVAPTDAEVSGDRMAIDLILEILVENVLEYSDLTDPTIELTAEETPSGQVTVEVDTDGSAIPDMERDVLTSETEGPVAHSRGLGLWAVMWLVRRLGGSVTMDEDHGDGTRVELVFPQARNE, encoded by the coding sequence ATGAGTGAAGAACGCCTTCACGACCAAGACGTACTAAACGGGCTCTGTGAGATTATTTCTGATCCGGCTATTGTTCTAGACGCCGACGGCGCCTTTGTCGATGTTATCCACAACGCCCACAACGGGGCATTATTTTTCAAAGATCCAGAGACACTACTTGGAGCAGATCTCTGGGATATTTTCTCTACAGCACAGGCAGACCAGTTCTACGCGATTATAGAGGATGCTTTACAAAGTGGTGAACAGCAGGATATCGAGTACCAGTTATCGCTCGATCACGGAGAGCGATACTTCGAGGCTCGTGTCACGCCGGTCGGCGGTGATAACATGGAGCGCGTGCTATGGCTGGCGGAGGATATCACACAGCGTAAACAGCGGCAAAAAAAGCAGGCCCTCATCGAACGGGTGTTCGAGGTCAGTCCGGTCGGCATCGTCGTCGTAGAACGGTCTGGCAAAATTTCGCTAGCTAACGAGCGCGCCGAGGAACTGCTCGGTCTCGAACGCGAGAAGATCACTCAGAGACGATACACCCAACCGGAGTGGAATATTTACTACGAAGACGGGACGGAAATCCCCGATTCGGAACACCCGGTTACGCGGGTGCTCGAATCGGGTGAACCGGTGTTTGGGTTCGAGCACTGGATAGAACTCGACAACGGGAACGAGCGGTGGCTTTCGAGCAATGCCGCGCCGATACTGGGCGAGGATGGGACTGTCGAACGCGTCGTCGTTGGTCTGGACGACGCCACGGGATTGAAACAGCGCGAAGAACAACTGGAGTGGCTTGTCGGGACCGAAACGTTGGCCGACATTGGCGGGTGGGAACTCGATCTGGAGACGGGTACGATAGAGGGAACGACTGGAATGAAGCGCCTCTACGGAACGTCAGAGTACAATCCGACGCTTGAGGAGGCTATCGAGCAGTACCATCCCGACGATAGAGCGGCCGTTCGCGACGCCATCGAGGCCTGTTGTGAGACCGGCGAACCGATGGAACTAGAGGCACGCCGCCAGACCGCGTCCGAAACCGAGCGCTGGTTCCGACTTCGGGCCGAAAAAACGGTCCGGAACGGGACGCCGAAACTGCGAGGCATCGTTCGCGACATCACACAAGACAAAGAGCGAGAGCAGCGGCTCATGGTCATGAGCCGGGTTCTCCGGCACAACATCCGGAACAAGCTGACCGTGATACGGGGTAATTCGAGACTTCTCAAGGAAGAACTCGATTCGCCTGGTTTCACTGTTGACGCTGCTAGCGGACACATCGACAGAATCGAAAACGCCTCCGAAGAGCTTGACTCGCTGGCTGAGCGCGCACGGACGTTCGACCGGGCTATTGAGCGCGACCTCCGGAGTGGGACATTTCACCTCCAGCAGGCGCTCACTGCTGTCCAGAGCGACCTCACAGAACAATATTCCGAGGTGACTATTAAGGTAGCGCCGACTGACGCGGAGGTATCAGGCGACAGGATGGCTATCGACCTGATACTGGAGATTCTCGTCGAGAACGTGCTGGAATACAGCGACCTGACCGACCCGACAATTGAGCTTACCGCTGAGGAGACACCGTCGGGACAGGTGACAGTTGAGGTCGACACCGATGGCTCCGCAATCCCCGATATGGAACGCGACGTTCTGACTTCGGAGACTGAGGGGCCAGTGGCACACAGCCGTGGGCTCGGACTATGGGCAGTCATGTGGCTTGTCCGACGACTCGGTGGGTCCGTGACGATGGACGAAGATCACGGCGACGGAACCCGAGTTGAACTCGTGTTCCCGCAGGCGCGAAACGAGTAA